From one Mobula birostris isolate sMobBir1 chromosome 20, sMobBir1.hap1, whole genome shotgun sequence genomic stretch:
- the LOC140185005 gene encoding uncharacterized protein encodes MQQGSDWEGPSRRQAALEAGRSPEPGPSEAGDWELRLGFRLQHRRVLNPFEGRAEETGGDSVRCFSYTEGARPFPAEDRGLLSGLVPCCWETGAAPQRLPMDLRSSHRSPVQSEWLKSKGEQGTKVTSDKEFVNGNPNTNNRRQSADAANPSNTDKMLEEVSRPGSSDGSVQLTFQDEPICRTNVYIYNTIHGGLVGEWAESRHAGNGRDVVQGSIDGGGREASFFDEGGHLLHSGMKSLTLTADVAETEELREVTGWEQI; translated from the exons ATGCAGCAAGGATcagactgggagggcccctctcgcCGCCAGGCAG CGCTGGAAGCGGGCCGGAGTCCGGAACCGGGACCGAGTGAGGCCGGAGACTGGGAGCTGCGCCTCGGGTTTCGGCTGCAACACCGGCGGGTCCTGAATCCTTTCGAAGGCAGAGCTGAAGAGACTGGCGGAGATTCCGTGAGATGTTTCAGCTACACGGAGGGCGCCCGGCCTTTCCCCGCCGAGGATCGGGGCCTGTTGTCTGGACTCGTCCCCTGCTGCTGGGAGACGGGAGCTGCCCCGCAGCGGCTGCCGATGGATCTCCGGAGCTCTCACCGCTCCCCTGTGCAATCCGAATGGCTGAAATCCAAGGGAGAACAAGGCACAAAG GTTACAAGTGACAAAGAATTTGTGAACGGGAATCCAAACACCAACAACAG gagacaatctgcagatgctgcaaatccaagtaacacagacaaaatgctggaggaagtcagcaggccaggcagcagcgatGGAAGcgtacagttaacatttcaggacgAGCCGATTTGCAGGACTAATGTATACATATATAACACTATCCATGGTGGGCTGGTGGGAGAATGGGCTGAGAGCAGACAtgcgggaaatggaagagatgtggttcagggcagcattgatggtggaggaagggaggcctCTTTCTTtgatgaaggaggacatctccttcattctggaatgaaaagtctcactctgacagcagatgtggcagagacagaggagttaagagaagtaacagggtgggaacagATTTAG